The following proteins are encoded in a genomic region of Methanoculleus bourgensis MS2:
- a CDS encoding DUF460 domain-containing protein: MKVFGIDIIKGSVRSRTRRPVYALCRMEDGEILGVEEVTGFRLQRILAAEQPDILAVDSLQEIAADQRELHAFLQALPPSTKLVQVTGGERKETLGKVAARYNISFNKFDPYAEARTTAQVASLGAGVEVIAFENTTDIVVSRRRSPGRGGWSQNRYTRKIHGGVMQKAREIEDRLRGAGLDYEKKETKAFGGYSRVAFRVVAPRDMVPIHSSRGSDVQVRVAGRELDRIRFEPLSSRPRYLIVGLDPGTTTGIAALDLDGNLVLLSSSRQMTMSDIVEELYRAGKPLIIASDVQQMPYSVEKIRRAFNAIPYTPKQSLSVEAKYDLTAPFSYTNDHERDALSAALDAYRSLQNKFRNIAKRVQPGFDLDEVRARVLRGQSLDAVLAEMQGAPAAPKPAAPAEAVPERPVEDERVMALDGMVKRLRGYVQELQDDLRERDREVERLQQTLRRERSAAGRKIRRDAELATKDAMIENLRRQLQGERRRFRRLKKRLERMRTVAKIEISEDYTPLKVLDSLTREGVRSLQEEVGIVKGDVLYVPRAHGWGRGVVKDLAGTGVRALVVGGEPPDPHLIRVAREAGLPLLPADAVRPDIRGRTGAVKTDALEDAILEWEEGQKEYRREKETERLEYLFKEYRSEREKEVRRGG; the protein is encoded by the coding sequence GTGAAAGTCTTCGGGATCGATATCATCAAAGGCTCGGTCCGCTCCCGTACCCGCCGGCCCGTCTACGCCCTCTGCAGGATGGAGGACGGCGAGATCCTCGGGGTGGAGGAGGTCACCGGGTTCCGGCTCCAGCGCATCCTTGCCGCCGAGCAGCCCGATATCCTCGCCGTGGACAGCCTCCAGGAGATCGCCGCCGACCAGCGCGAACTCCATGCCTTCCTGCAGGCGCTCCCGCCGTCGACGAAACTCGTTCAGGTGACCGGCGGCGAGCGGAAGGAGACCCTCGGGAAGGTCGCCGCCCGCTACAACATCAGTTTCAACAAGTTTGACCCCTACGCCGAGGCCCGAACCACCGCCCAGGTGGCCTCCCTCGGGGCAGGCGTCGAGGTGATCGCGTTTGAGAACACCACCGATATCGTGGTGAGCAGGCGCCGCTCGCCGGGCCGGGGCGGGTGGAGCCAGAACCGCTACACGAGGAAGATTCACGGCGGGGTGATGCAGAAGGCCCGGGAGATCGAGGACAGGCTCCGGGGCGCCGGTCTCGACTACGAGAAGAAGGAGACAAAGGCCTTCGGTGGCTATTCAAGGGTCGCGTTCCGGGTCGTCGCCCCCCGGGATATGGTTCCGATCCACTCCTCCCGCGGCTCCGACGTCCAGGTCAGGGTGGCGGGCAGGGAACTCGACCGGATACGGTTTGAACCGCTCTCCAGCCGCCCCCGCTACCTGATCGTCGGGCTCGATCCCGGGACGACCACCGGGATCGCCGCCCTGGACCTCGACGGCAACCTAGTCCTCCTCTCAAGTTCCCGGCAGATGACGATGTCCGATATCGTCGAGGAACTCTACCGCGCCGGAAAACCGCTCATCATCGCCTCCGACGTCCAGCAGATGCCCTACTCGGTCGAAAAGATTCGCCGGGCGTTCAACGCCATCCCCTACACCCCGAAGCAGTCGCTCTCGGTGGAGGCGAAGTACGACCTGACCGCCCCGTTCTCGTACACGAATGACCACGAGCGCGACGCCCTCTCGGCGGCGCTGGACGCCTACCGGAGCCTCCAGAACAAGTTCCGGAATATCGCAAAGCGGGTGCAGCCCGGATTCGACCTCGACGAGGTGCGGGCGCGGGTGCTCCGGGGCCAGTCGCTCGACGCGGTCCTCGCTGAGATGCAGGGGGCTCCAGCGGCCCCAAAACCCGCCGCACCCGCGGAGGCCGTCCCGGAACGGCCGGTGGAGGACGAGCGGGTGATGGCGCTCGACGGTATGGTGAAGCGACTCCGGGGGTACGTGCAGGAACTGCAGGATGACCTGCGGGAACGCGACCGGGAGGTGGAGCGGCTGCAGCAGACCCTACGGCGGGAGCGTTCCGCGGCCGGGCGGAAGATCCGGCGGGATGCGGAACTGGCGACAAAGGACGCGATGATCGAGAACCTGCGCCGGCAACTCCAGGGCGAGCGGCGGCGGTTCCGGCGGCTGAAGAAACGCCTGGAGCGGATGCGGACCGTCGCAAAGATCGAGATCTCCGAGGATTACACCCCGCTCAAGGTGCTCGACTCCCTCACCCGGGAGGGGGTGCGGAGCCTCCAGGAGGAGGTTGGGATCGTCAAAGGCGACGTTCTCTACGTCCCCCGCGCCCACGGCTGGGGGCGCGGCGTGGTGAAGGACCTCGCCGGGACAGGCGTGCGGGCGCTGGTCGTCGGCGGGGAGCCTCCCGACCCGCACCTGATCAGGGTCGCCCGGGAGGCGGGTCTCCCCCTCCTCCCCGCCGACGCGGTCAGACCGGATATCAGGGGCAGGACCGGGGCGGTAAAGACCGACGCCCTCGAGGACGCCATTTTGGAGTGGGAGGAGGGGCAGAAGGAGTACCGGCGCGAGAAGGAGACCGAGCGGCTCGAGTATCTCTTCAAGGAGTACCGGAGCGAGCGGGAGAAGGAGGTGCGCCGCGGTGGATGA
- a CDS encoding serine/threonine-protein kinase RIO2: MPVPAEYVRSLHAYELRILLALERLMRRYQWVPLEVLRPATGFSESELSYRLGRLMAMDMVRYEKVPYEGYALVFNGYDTLALHTLTRRGTIQALGTLIGVGKESEVCEAMGLGPVALKFHRVGQRSFQSARLKRGYMPEATHCPWIFASSISAKMEYDALKTLHPAVSVPLPIDLNRHVLVMSFIPGVDLVRATLEEPEAALDDILKNIREAYRLGIVHGDLSEFNVMVDEGQCWLIDWPQWVETSHPNAGDLLARDIENILQYFKRKYGIEYAFDEALARVVE, from the coding sequence ATGCCTGTTCCTGCAGAATATGTGCGATCCTTGCACGCCTACGAACTCCGGATCCTGCTCGCCCTCGAACGCCTCATGCGCCGCTACCAGTGGGTGCCGCTCGAGGTGCTCAGGCCGGCCACAGGGTTCTCCGAGTCCGAACTCTCCTACCGACTGGGCAGGCTGATGGCCATGGATATGGTCAGGTACGAGAAAGTCCCCTACGAGGGCTACGCCCTCGTCTTCAACGGCTACGACACCCTGGCCCTCCATACCCTCACCCGCCGGGGCACCATCCAGGCGCTCGGGACCCTGATCGGCGTCGGGAAAGAGTCGGAGGTCTGTGAGGCGATGGGGCTTGGGCCGGTGGCCCTGAAGTTCCACCGTGTCGGGCAGCGATCGTTCCAGTCGGCCCGCCTGAAGCGCGGCTACATGCCCGAGGCCACGCACTGCCCCTGGATATTCGCCTCCAGCATATCGGCGAAGATGGAGTACGACGCCTTAAAGACCCTCCACCCCGCCGTCTCGGTGCCGCTCCCGATTGACCTGAACCGGCACGTCCTCGTGATGTCGTTCATCCCTGGGGTTGACCTCGTCCGGGCAACCCTTGAGGAGCCGGAGGCGGCCCTCGACGATATCCTCAAAAATATCCGTGAAGCCTACCGGCTCGGTATCGTTCACGGTGATTTGAGCGAGTTCAACGTCATGGTCGACGAGGGGCAGTGCTGGCTGATCGACTGGCCCCAGTGGGTGGAGACCAGCCACCCGAACGCCGGCGATCTCCTCGCACGGGACATCGAGAACATCCTCCAGTACTTCAAGCGGAAATACGGCATCGAATACGCCTTCGACGAAGCACTGGCAAGGGTGGTGGAGTGA
- a CDS encoding TIGR00269 family protein — protein sequence MQCSKCRRDAVIFQRYSGLHLCEQHFNRDFEAKAKRAIREHRWIRSGDTVAVALSGGKDSSAVLFFLHRLLHERRDVRLMAITVDEGIGGYRDPDQARAIADRIGVPWVTASFREEYGVTLDEIVGRKGTGLSCSYCGVLRRALMNRVAREEGVTKFAYGFNLDDEAQSVLMNVLRGDPYRLTRPAREVAGLVPRIKPFMYIPEREVALYAFLHVEGFDLAGCPYAVGALRRDVRGLLDDYTYHHPATKYSLVNLGETLRNPERPQEEGIRVCERCGEPCGKVCRVCQVLDEVRGL from the coding sequence ATGCAGTGCAGCAAGTGCCGCCGCGACGCGGTCATCTTCCAGCGATACTCGGGGCTGCACCTCTGTGAGCAGCACTTTAACCGCGATTTTGAGGCGAAGGCGAAGCGGGCGATCAGGGAGCACCGCTGGATCCGGTCGGGGGACACCGTGGCGGTGGCGCTCTCGGGGGGCAAGGACTCCAGCGCCGTCCTCTTCTTCCTCCACCGGCTCCTCCACGAACGCCGGGACGTCAGGCTGATGGCGATAACCGTGGACGAGGGGATCGGCGGTTACCGCGACCCGGACCAGGCCCGGGCGATCGCCGACCGTATCGGTGTTCCCTGGGTGACGGCATCGTTCCGGGAGGAGTATGGAGTCACGCTCGACGAGATCGTGGGCCGGAAGGGAACGGGGCTCTCCTGCTCCTACTGCGGGGTGCTCAGGCGGGCGCTGATGAACCGGGTTGCCCGGGAGGAGGGGGTCACGAAGTTCGCCTACGGGTTCAACCTGGATGACGAGGCCCAGTCGGTGCTGATGAACGTCCTCCGGGGCGACCCCTACCGGCTCACCCGCCCGGCGCGGGAGGTGGCGGGACTGGTCCCCCGGATCAAACCGTTTATGTACATACCGGAGCGTGAGGTTGCGCTCTACGCCTTCCTCCACGTCGAGGGGTTCGACCTTGCGGGCTGCCCCTACGCGGTCGGCGCCCTGCGGAGGGATGTCCGGGGGCTCCTCGACGACTACACCTACCACCACCCGGCGACGAAGTACTCCCTGGTCAACCTGGGTGAGACCCTCCGGAACCCCGAGAGACCACAGGAGGAGGGGATCCGGGTCTGCGAGCGGTGCGGGGAGCCGTGCGGGAAGGTATGCCGGGTCTGCCAGGTCCTCGATGAGGTCCGGGGGCTCTGA
- a CDS encoding glucose-6-phosphate isomerase family protein, with product MDSYWDGPKPEAQARTIEEMRDVLADPGCTSDQPLYFMYRDLARSDDDRRWLHEHHVRYDITVIPSLTLCGEYVKTKGHYHTVNPAGVLYPEIYEVLAGTGHYLLQTEDAGDVVMIVGSVGDKILIPPGYGHVTINPAGVDLVMANLVSTEFSSNYAPYAERRGAAYYEMEGGALVKNPRYPDAPPVRYCDPVEVPELGIEKEVGLYDLIGRPRAVAFLNHPEQFMEIFADVTGGCLLMR from the coding sequence ATGGACAGTTACTGGGACGGGCCTAAACCGGAGGCACAGGCGAGGACAATCGAGGAGATGCGGGATGTCCTCGCGGATCCAGGCTGCACCTCCGATCAGCCCCTCTATTTTATGTACCGGGACCTGGCCAGGAGCGATGACGACCGACGATGGCTTCACGAGCACCATGTCAGGTACGACATAACCGTTATTCCTTCCCTGACCCTCTGCGGGGAGTACGTCAAGACGAAGGGGCACTACCACACCGTCAACCCGGCCGGGGTGCTCTATCCCGAGATCTACGAGGTGCTCGCCGGGACCGGGCACTACCTACTCCAGACCGAAGACGCCGGCGACGTGGTGATGATCGTGGGCTCTGTGGGCGACAAGATCCTGATCCCGCCCGGGTATGGCCATGTGACGATCAATCCGGCCGGGGTGGACCTTGTGATGGCAAACCTCGTCTCGACAGAGTTTTCCAGCAACTACGCCCCCTATGCAGAGAGGCGGGGCGCCGCCTACTACGAGATGGAAGGCGGGGCGCTGGTGAAGAACCCCAGATACCCCGACGCCCCGCCGGTGCGCTACTGCGACCCGGTGGAGGTCCCGGAACTCGGCATCGAGAAAGAGGTCGGGCTCTACGACCTGATCGGGCGCCCCCGGGCGGTCGCGTTCCTCAACCACCCCGAACAGTTCATGGAGATCTTCGCCGACGTGACCGGCGGCTGCCTGCTGATGCGGTAG
- a CDS encoding COG1361 S-layer family protein — MRWQHVTILVLLLALLAVPGTAGDKYLYGNPELSATIAGTNEFAPGADTSLTVIISNSGLNTHKIVGSTIVNRDDLPNTAKLATVALKSEATPFTVKTDPQFVSDIAGGAATTATFNVKVADSAEPGIYTLPLEVTYTYLREAEEYGPDTLRYNYQKKTETLPLTVRVTPDLRVEVLDVRSESLNVGTEGYVYMTLKNIGHDTANKAIVKVVRNGASPLIPTDGSAYIGTFEPGETVDVKFKVSVSDNAEPQSYPLDVVVTYEDYEERAATSKIVTIGLPVGGKIDFDVVSSPATLYPGGKSILEVVYKNTGAAKVYNAQARISAVDPFTSNDDTAYLGDLAPGETATARFEVSIDADGTLKEYGIDSEIRYRDDLDNSKISDTMKVRVALEKKPGALFTNPIFLTIVAVIIIGAGYYIFVHRKKS, encoded by the coding sequence ATGCGTTGGCAGCACGTAACGATATTAGTTCTCCTGCTGGCACTCCTGGCTGTGCCCGGAACGGCAGGGGACAAGTACCTCTATGGAAACCCTGAACTTTCAGCAACGATCGCCGGCACCAACGAATTCGCACCTGGTGCCGACACCAGCCTGACAGTCATCATATCGAACAGCGGCCTGAATACTCACAAGATCGTCGGCTCTACTATCGTCAACCGGGACGACCTGCCGAACACCGCGAAACTGGCTACCGTAGCACTCAAGAGCGAGGCCACCCCGTTCACCGTCAAGACGGACCCCCAGTTCGTGAGCGACATCGCAGGAGGCGCCGCAACGACTGCTACGTTCAACGTGAAGGTGGCCGATTCAGCAGAACCCGGCATCTACACCCTGCCGCTTGAGGTGACCTACACCTACCTGCGGGAGGCGGAAGAGTACGGGCCTGACACCCTCCGCTACAACTACCAGAAGAAGACCGAGACCCTCCCGCTGACCGTGCGGGTCACGCCCGACCTCCGTGTCGAAGTCCTGGATGTTCGGTCCGAATCGCTGAACGTCGGCACTGAAGGCTACGTCTACATGACCCTGAAGAACATCGGGCACGACACGGCAAACAAGGCCATTGTCAAGGTTGTCAGGAACGGCGCAAGCCCGCTCATTCCCACCGACGGCAGCGCCTACATCGGGACGTTTGAGCCCGGAGAGACGGTGGATGTGAAGTTCAAGGTCTCCGTCTCCGACAACGCCGAGCCTCAGTCGTACCCGCTGGATGTCGTGGTCACCTACGAGGATTACGAGGAGAGGGCAGCGACCTCCAAGATTGTGACCATCGGCCTCCCTGTCGGCGGGAAGATCGACTTCGATGTCGTTTCTTCGCCGGCAACGCTCTACCCGGGCGGGAAGAGCATCCTTGAGGTTGTCTACAAAAATACCGGAGCGGCGAAGGTCTACAACGCCCAGGCCCGGATCAGCGCCGTCGACCCCTTCACCAGCAACGATGATACCGCCTACCTCGGCGACCTTGCCCCCGGCGAGACCGCTACTGCGAGGTTTGAGGTGAGCATCGATGCCGACGGCACCTTAAAGGAGTACGGGATCGACTCCGAGATCCGCTACCGCGACGATCTTGATAACAGCAAGATCTCAGATACCATGAAGGTGAGAGTGGCCCTTGAGAAGAAACCGGGCGCTCTGTTCACCAATCCGATCTTCCTCACCATTGTTGCAGTCATCATCATCGGGGCCGGGTATTATATATTCGTGCACCGCAAGAAGAGTTGA
- a CDS encoding TrmB family transcriptional regulator, translating into MKASRDIPNDLLESLKSLGLTKYEALVYIGLLRVAGATATEIHEISGVPRASVYPVLDRLAQKELVSVSHTTPKRFDAIPPARGIENLMRRIEMDAENALVALDAFYQEKDAEGRGNQELIWTIYGEENIKTRLGDMFRSAERSVEMLVAWNLLQGSVLSLLESVPDSVQVDIVTDNWKGERPSRFRVRVHPLGAHYETHAPPGKGLRYESSGVFLVDDARALVWMGSAGEQPSALYSESAGLVQFVRRYLTSVTEWVGPAGQ; encoded by the coding sequence ATGAAGGCCTCCCGGGATATACCAAACGATCTCCTCGAATCTCTAAAATCGCTGGGACTTACGAAGTACGAAGCCCTTGTATATATCGGACTGCTCAGGGTGGCAGGCGCGACCGCGACCGAGATCCATGAGATATCGGGCGTGCCGCGCGCATCAGTCTATCCGGTCCTCGACCGCCTCGCCCAGAAAGAGCTGGTCAGCGTCTCCCACACGACGCCGAAACGATTTGATGCGATCCCTCCTGCCCGGGGCATCGAGAACCTGATGCGCCGGATTGAGATGGATGCGGAGAATGCCCTGGTGGCCCTTGATGCATTTTACCAGGAGAAGGATGCGGAAGGCCGGGGCAACCAGGAACTGATATGGACCATCTACGGCGAGGAGAACATCAAGACCCGCCTTGGCGATATGTTCCGGAGCGCGGAGCGGAGCGTGGAGATGCTGGTGGCCTGGAACCTTCTTCAAGGGAGCGTGCTCTCGCTGCTCGAATCCGTCCCTGACTCAGTGCAGGTCGATATCGTCACCGACAACTGGAAGGGCGAGCGGCCTTCCCGGTTCAGGGTCCGCGTCCACCCCCTCGGCGCGCACTACGAGACGCACGCGCCGCCGGGAAAAGGTCTGCGGTATGAGAGTTCCGGTGTCTTCCTGGTGGACGACGCCAGGGCGCTGGTCTGGATGGGGTCGGCCGGCGAGCAGCCTTCAGCGCTCTACTCTGAGTCTGCCGGGCTTGTCCAGTTCGTCAGGCGTTACCTCACCAGCGTCACTGAGTGGGTGGGGCCTGCCGGTCAGTAA
- a CDS encoding DUF128 domain-containing protein, with protein MNVPLKFTNHRIEEYALRVTYRPEENAGTIIYNLSLIESRDLEFALSVMKEAHRAGITVSDRILVADPGEQVDGYTVPAGRHAICSVCSITLDALLLRRGIPVNPIGGGVVEIEERVPRRFTSMILYRDTTLDPLEVLISQEATSILDVMHHGNGSILANIRECHMEAEPLVGAVLDELSVIGFSGILDVGPPNLPLLGVPVSPQYVGVAMVGGTNAMAAVREAGRSVVTRALKGLIDIREMGYLEDY; from the coding sequence ATGAATGTCCCCCTGAAATTTACCAACCACCGTATCGAGGAGTACGCACTCAGGGTGACCTACCGGCCGGAAGAGAACGCCGGGACAATCATCTACAACCTCTCGCTCATCGAGAGCCGCGACCTCGAGTTCGCGCTCTCAGTCATGAAAGAGGCCCACCGGGCCGGGATCACCGTCAGCGACCGGATCCTGGTCGCCGACCCGGGTGAGCAGGTCGACGGCTACACCGTGCCGGCCGGCCGGCACGCCATCTGCTCCGTATGCAGCATCACCCTCGACGCCCTCCTCCTCAGGCGCGGTATCCCGGTGAACCCGATCGGCGGCGGGGTTGTCGAGATCGAGGAACGGGTTCCCCGGCGGTTCACAAGCATGATCCTCTACCGCGACACCACGCTCGACCCGCTCGAGGTCCTGATATCCCAGGAGGCCACGTCGATCCTCGATGTCATGCACCACGGGAACGGCAGCATCCTCGCAAATATCAGGGAGTGCCACATGGAGGCCGAACCGCTCGTAGGAGCGGTCCTCGACGAACTCTCGGTCATCGGGTTCTCAGGCATCCTGGACGTCGGCCCCCCGAACCTCCCCCTGCTCGGGGTCCCGGTGAGCCCGCAGTACGTGGGCGTGGCCATGGTCGGGGGCACAAACGCAATGGCGGCCGTCAGGGAAGCGGGACGGTCGGTCGTGACCCGGGCGCTCAAGGGGTTGATCGATATCAGGGAGATGGGCTACCTTGAAGATTACTGA
- a CDS encoding winged helix-turn-helix transcriptional regulator, with translation MRWMRVRGINQGVADRYLGMVPLEVREAVSALSDDLRWAVYIALATEGEKYFTELKEEFGANPNTMTTALKALVGGGLVARQVRTGDVGDRRKIYYALTPAGSRLFAALYDVALPPRRPTRDPEPSRVDLAGTARGAVAEPAAGTRGRYDHYDSVPRPDMKRC, from the coding sequence ATGAGGTGGATGAGAGTGAGAGGCATCAATCAGGGGGTTGCCGACCGTTACCTCGGCATGGTCCCCCTTGAGGTCCGCGAGGCGGTCAGCGCTCTCTCCGACGACCTGAGGTGGGCGGTGTACATTGCGCTGGCGACAGAGGGCGAGAAGTATTTCACCGAACTGAAGGAAGAGTTCGGCGCAAACCCAAACACCATGACCACCGCCCTGAAGGCCCTGGTAGGCGGGGGTCTGGTCGCACGGCAGGTCCGGACGGGCGATGTCGGCGACCGCCGGAAGATCTATTACGCGCTGACGCCTGCAGGGTCACGGCTCTTCGCAGCACTCTACGACGTCGCACTGCCTCCCCGTCGGCCTACCCGGGATCCGGAACCAAGCAGGGTCGATCTGGCCGGAACTGCACGCGGAGCGGTGGCAGAGCCCGCCGCCGGGACGAGGGGGCGCTACGATCACTACGACTCAGTGCCGCGCCCGGACATGAAGAGGTGCTGA
- a CDS encoding dihydrolipoyl dehydrogenase family protein codes for MIIVIGGGPAGRIGAMRLAGAGAEVRLIEKRKIGGQCLHDRCMTVCALNDVARLLEYARTQKDLGILDSVPAVSYPAVRRRMREIQEKLSTVLDAETRRAGVEVVYGAEGRLEGDRVYIDDEEVRADAVLAATGSRAAIPDIPGADLRGVYTYQTLPALEDLPRRMVIVGGGVVAAEFAHIFRAFGSEVEIVARHGLLRDLDPKVRSAAMRDLAGVGIREETAVLGIEGGARVRSVLLAGGEEIEADAVLLATGLIPHSEPLQGLRKRPDGAVVVDEHMRTSVEGVYAAGDVIGPPYLTPAARREGVVAAENILGRGTVMDYTGIPQAMSLRYDYAVATTGADDGAVTLSAPAPAGPGSFWDVAGGWAGLAQVRVDPETGRLVGAAAGVPGASTLLSYLGYLMKRGITVSDFDDIVEVHPSTDGVYGLARYAADMLRKKNE; via the coding sequence ATGATCATCGTCATCGGCGGCGGACCCGCGGGAAGGATCGGGGCGATGCGCCTTGCAGGGGCCGGAGCGGAGGTCCGGCTCATCGAGAAGCGCAAGATCGGCGGGCAGTGTCTGCACGACCGGTGCATGACGGTCTGCGCCCTAAATGACGTCGCTCGGCTCCTCGAGTACGCCCGGACCCAGAAGGACCTCGGGATCCTCGACTCGGTCCCGGCTGTCTCTTACCCGGCGGTCAGGCGGAGGATGCGCGAGATCCAGGAGAAGCTCTCCACGGTCCTCGATGCCGAGACCCGCCGGGCTGGGGTCGAGGTCGTCTATGGCGCCGAAGGCAGGCTGGAGGGAGATCGGGTCTATATCGACGATGAAGAGGTCAGGGCCGACGCGGTCCTCGCTGCCACCGGGTCGCGGGCGGCGATCCCTGATATCCCGGGCGCCGATCTTCGCGGCGTCTACACCTACCAGACACTTCCCGCGCTGGAAGACCTCCCGCGGCGCATGGTCATCGTCGGCGGCGGGGTGGTGGCGGCTGAGTTCGCCCATATATTCAGGGCTTTCGGGTCAGAAGTCGAGATCGTCGCCCGGCACGGGCTGCTCCGCGACCTCGATCCGAAGGTGCGCTCCGCCGCGATGCGCGACCTCGCCGGGGTCGGCATCCGCGAAGAGACCGCTGTTCTGGGCATCGAGGGCGGCGCCCGTGTCCGCTCGGTCCTGCTCGCCGGCGGCGAAGAGATCGAGGCCGATGCCGTTCTCCTCGCCACCGGACTCATCCCTCATTCTGAGCCGTTGCAGGGGCTCCGCAAGAGGCCTGACGGCGCGGTCGTCGTGGACGAGCATATGCGCACGAGCGTTGAGGGTGTCTACGCAGCAGGCGACGTCATCGGCCCGCCCTACCTCACGCCCGCGGCCCGCCGGGAGGGCGTGGTCGCCGCCGAGAACATCCTCGGCCGCGGCACCGTCATGGACTATACGGGCATCCCACAGGCGATGAGCCTCCGCTACGACTACGCCGTCGCCACGACCGGGGCCGACGACGGCGCCGTCACCCTCTCGGCTCCCGCCCCTGCGGGCCCGGGCTCGTTCTGGGACGTCGCGGGAGGCTGGGCGGGACTTGCCCAGGTCAGGGTCGACCCCGAGACCGGCCGGCTCGTCGGAGCCGCCGCCGGGGTTCCGGGTGCATCGACCCTCCTCTCCTACCTCGGCTACCTGATGAAACGGGGCATCACGGTCAGCGACTTTGACGATATCGTTGAGGTCCACCCCTCGACCGACGGCGTCTACGGGCTCGCCCGCTACGCTGCCGATATGCTCAGGAAGAAAAACGAGTGA
- a CDS encoding putative manganese-dependent inorganic diphosphatase — protein sequence MELNNIYIIGHRQPDTDSICSVIGYAELRNRTEPGRYIPARCGEVNAETEFALRKFNAEAPVYIASVEPTVSDIPLDTRSIRQDVPTVDVADLMDTYDMRNMPITDEDETLVGLVSEYGLARAYVRKNPREQLSLIPMRLETLARILDARTVVPAHETLGEGRVYTVIDALHVTLSRMTPDDIAIVGDNEPAQLALISAGVAALIIAEGAPVGERVIAAARTRGASVLATTLDAFSVGKMISLSLPARMIMETDVPTVRLEDSLEYAKGVVSNSKFRTACVVGEGGQHIGLISRTTLMQDVQKAVILLDHNEYSQAVDGIERADILEIIDHHRLGAISTLKPVKFLNDPVGSTSTLVTNKFIEAGVEPSPSTAGLLLAGILSDTMVMKLSTTTPVDIRAADYLAEITGVDPAEFGPELIQKGMDLDALPKEELLTRDMKRYNLFGRSIMVSQVMTSSFEFAETHADEIRAELEHLRATMGVDCFFALFTNVFANASDLFAAGDEGCITKLDLRDQPVRLEGVMSRKKDFIPKFGQMFRQL from the coding sequence ATGGAACTGAATAATATCTATATCATCGGCCACAGACAGCCCGATACAGACAGCATCTGCAGCGTCATCGGTTACGCTGAGCTCCGCAACCGCACCGAACCGGGTCGGTACATCCCGGCCCGGTGCGGGGAAGTGAACGCGGAGACGGAGTTTGCGCTCAGGAAGTTCAACGCCGAAGCGCCGGTCTACATAGCGAGCGTCGAGCCCACCGTATCAGATATACCACTCGATACCCGGAGCATCCGGCAGGACGTCCCGACGGTCGATGTCGCCGACCTGATGGATACCTACGACATGCGCAACATGCCCATCACCGACGAGGATGAGACCCTGGTCGGGCTCGTCAGCGAGTATGGCCTTGCGCGGGCCTATGTCAGGAAAAACCCCCGGGAACAGCTCTCGCTCATCCCGATGCGGCTTGAGACCCTCGCCCGCATCCTCGATGCCCGAACGGTCGTCCCGGCGCACGAGACGCTCGGCGAAGGCCGGGTCTACACCGTCATCGACGCCCTGCACGTCACCCTCTCCCGGATGACTCCCGACGATATCGCGATCGTCGGGGACAACGAACCGGCCCAGCTCGCCCTGATATCGGCGGGAGTCGCCGCGCTCATCATCGCCGAAGGGGCGCCGGTGGGCGAGCGGGTGATCGCCGCCGCCCGGACGAGAGGGGCCTCGGTTCTCGCGACGACGCTTGATGCGTTCAGCGTCGGCAAGATGATCAGCCTCTCCCTGCCGGCAAGGATGATCATGGAGACCGACGTCCCCACGGTGCGGCTCGAGGACTCGCTCGAGTACGCGAAAGGGGTTGTCTCGAACTCCAAGTTCAGGACAGCCTGCGTTGTCGGCGAAGGGGGGCAGCATATCGGGCTCATATCCCGGACGACGCTGATGCAGGACGTCCAGAAAGCGGTGATCCTGCTCGACCACAACGAGTACTCCCAGGCCGTTGACGGGATCGAGCGGGCCGATATCCTCGAGATCATCGACCACCACCGTCTCGGCGCGATATCCACCTTAAAGCCGGTGAAGTTCCTCAACGACCCCGTGGGGTCAACCTCGACGCTCGTCACGAACAAGTTCATCGAGGCGGGTGTGGAGCCCTCGCCGTCGACCGCCGGGCTCCTCCTCGCGGGGATCCTCTCTGACACGATGGTGATGAAACTCTCGACGACCACGCCCGTGGATATCAGGGCGGCCGACTACCTTGCTGAGATCACGGGGGTCGACCCGGCCGAGTTCGGGCCGGAACTGATCCAGAAGGGGATGGACCTTGATGCGCTCCCGAAGGAGGAACTCCTCACCCGGGACATGAAGCGCTACAACCTCTTTGGGCGGAGCATCATGGTCTCGCAGGTGATGACATCATCGTTTGAGTTTGCAGAGACCCATGCCGACGAGATCCGCGCCGAACTCGAACACCTGCGGGCGACGATGGGGGTCGACTGTTTCTTTGCCCTCTTCACGAACGTCTTTGCAAACGCAAGCGACCTCTTCGCTGCCGGGGACGAAGGCTGCATTACCAAACTGGACCTCCGGGACCAGCCCGTCCGGCTCGAGGGGGTCATGTCCCGGAAAAAAGATTTTATCCCGAAGTTCGGGCAGATGTTCCGGCAGCTCTAA